The Elusimicrobiota bacterium sequence ATCACGAAGATGTGGGCGACTACGATGGTTGTGAACAGTTCGAAGAACCCTTCCACCCAGAGATGCACGATCCACCAACGCCAAAAGTCCGCCACGGCGAAATTCGTGCCGGGTTTGTAGAGCATCCCGAAGGAATACATCACGGGGATGGCAACGATGGAGTAGAGGAGAAGGTACGGCATCCCGCCGCGGTCTTCCCCTTTTAAGGTCGGTTGGATGGAGCGGAAAACGATGACCGCCCACAGCGCCATCCCCACGGTCAAGAGGATCTGCCACAGGCGGCCCAGTTCCAGGTATTCCCAGCCTTGATGGCCCAGCCAGAACCACGCTTTCCCTAGCAGGCCTTTGATCCCCAGCCACTCGCCCACGATGCTACCGACGGCCACCAAGACCACCGCGCCGAACAGGATATGGACGAGCGCGGCTTGGCCTTTGGGTTCTGTTTTCGACACCATGGGCCCGACGAAAATCCCCGCGGCCAACCACGCCGTGGCGATCCAGAAGATCGACAACTGGAGATGCCAACTGCGGGTGATGGTGATCGGGAGGAAGTTCCGAATGTCGAACCCATAGAGGCCGGCGCTCTCGACAAAATAATGCGCCGTGAGAACCCCCATGACGGTTTGAAAGAGGAACAGAAGGCTGACCACCAGAAAATAATTGTAGGTGGCTTTTTGACTGCGCGTGATCGGCGTGGATTCGATGGAGGGAATCTTCTCCAGTGGAATCTTGTCGCCCCCCCACCCCAAAAAGTCGAACCGGCCGAAAAACATCAGCACCAGCCCCAAGGCACCCAGAAGAGAAATGATGCTTAAAGCGCTCCAGAGGATGATTTCCAGGGAAGGCCGGTTGCCTGCCTCCTCGTCGGGGGGCCAGTTGTTGGTGTAGGAATGATTCTTCCCGGGTCGCGGGGTGACGGCGGCCCAGGCGGACCAGCTGAAAAAGGCCGAAAGGGTCCGCAGGTCGTTGGGGTCGGAAATGTAATTGGCGGGCAACGGAAGTTTTTGGGACCCGTCTTTAAAGAGCGCTGTTGTTCGCGCCACCAGCCCCTCGAAGACGTGTGCGTAGGCGGGGGAAACGCTCACGGCGCCCGTGGTTTCGTCGTAACGGTTTGTTTTTAACTCCGTGATCACCCGATCCGAAACAATGGCGCGGTCGCTTTCGGAAAGGGAGGCGAAGGCCCCCCCGCGTTCGACCGCGTAAATTTCTTTCAGGCCGACCGCCAGCTGATGCAGGGTGTCCGCCGTAAAATCGGGCCCCCGGTATCCGCCGTGGCCGAAGAGGGTGCCGTAGTCCATCAGACCGAACTTTTGGAACACCGACTGGCCAGCCACGATATCGTCCGAGGTAAAGAGCATCCTCCCGTCCGTGGTCACCGCGTTAAAATACGGCGGGGCCCCTTTATAGGTGTTTCGGCCCATGAACAGCAAGCCGGTGATGCCGACGATGATGGTGAGCACCGCTCCGTGCCGCCACCAGGGGGAAATCCCCAGGGGTTTCCGATCGTTTGTCATTGACATCCTCCGTTGAACTCTTGTGCCCCCCCTGTCAGGCGGGGGCTAGATGATACCCATGGAGAGGGGCGAAAGTATGCGCCCGGATAGGTTTGTTCAGGAAGAGAGCGTTGCGTAAGACGGGTCGGTTGGCGCGGGGGCGGCGATCCCCGCCCGGGCGCGCAAACCGGCGGGGTTCCGCAGGCCGATTCGTTTCCATCCGGTTCGAATCAGGCCGCGTTTTTTGAAATCAGAGAGAATGCGGATCGCGGTTTCTGGAATGCATCCGGCCAATTCAGCAAAGTCTTCCCGGCGCATTCGGACTTCGTCTTTTGGATTGGGAAGGAGAATAAGAAGCAGGGTGGCCACCCGCCGTTCCACGGGTTCCTGGGCCAAGGCGCGCATGGCTTGAGCGTGACGGAAATGTTGGCCGATTTCCCGGTGAACAGCGCCCGCAAATTCCGGAACTTTATTAAATAAATCCTCAAAGACCGGACCGGGAATTTCGAGAATTTCCGATTCTTGCAAAACGAACGCGCTGGCGGGGTAAGGACGGTGGTCGAGAACGGCCATTCCGCCGAAAAGTCTTCCGGAAGTCAGGATCTCCAGGGCCACCGGTCGGCCCTGCGGGGTGGATTTGATGAGCTTGATCAGCCCC is a genomic window containing:
- a CDS encoding nitric-oxide reductase large subunit gives rise to the protein MTNDRKPLGISPWWRHGAVLTIIVGITGLLFMGRNTYKGAPPYFNAVTTDGRMLFTSDDIVAGQSVFQKFGLMDYGTLFGHGGYRGPDFTADTLHQLAVGLKEIYAVERGGAFASLSESDRAIVSDRVITELKTNRYDETTGAVSVSPAYAHVFEGLVARTTALFKDGSQKLPLPANYISDPNDLRTLSAFFSWSAWAAVTPRPGKNHSYTNNWPPDEEAGNRPSLEIILWSALSIISLLGALGLVLMFFGRFDFLGWGGDKIPLEKIPSIESTPITRSQKATYNYFLVVSLLFLFQTVMGVLTAHYFVESAGLYGFDIRNFLPITITRSWHLQLSIFWIATAWLAAGIFVGPMVSKTEPKGQAALVHILFGAVVLVAVGSIVGEWLGIKGLLGKAWFWLGHQGWEYLELGRLWQILLTVGMALWAVIVFRSIQPTLKGEDRGGMPYLLLYSIVAIPVMYSFGMLYKPGTNFAVADFWRWWIVHLWVEGFFELFTTIVVAHIFVILGLAPKEAALRVVYLDIILYLGSGMIGTAHHYYWTAQPAINLALGAFFSAMEVVPLCLLTLEAWNFIKLRQNKSIFAVTPIEFPHKWTVMFLMAVGFWNFLGAGIFGFLINLPIVSYYEHATYLTSNHGHAALMGVYGNLAIAALAFCARLTVEPHRWNDKLWGISFWSLNIGLLLMLALNIFPAGIYQLVQSIQHGFWYARSEAVIQSTFFQVTTWSRVVGDMVFVLGGVVPIAYFMVTRLFSLRQAK
- a CDS encoding Crp/Fnr family transcriptional regulator, whose product is MIVDAPLFHGIPKTVLTAATTRCVRRLCKYKDILFQEGQAAHSAFLLRSGLIKLIKSTPQGRPVALEILTSGRLFGGMAVLDHRPYPASAFVLQESEILEIPGPVFEDLFNKVPEFAGAVHREIGQHFRHAQAMRALAQEPVERRVATLLLILLPNPKDEVRMRREDFAELAGCIPETAIRILSDFKKRGLIRTGWKRIGLRNPAGLRARAGIAAPAPTDPSYATLSS